One part of the Planctomycetaceae bacterium genome encodes these proteins:
- a CDS encoding NAD-dependent epimerase/dehydratase family protein, with the protein MHALVTGGGGFLGRYIVEQLLLRGDDVRVFCRGRYDDLTQSGVEVIQGDLQDPAAVTRACHGIDAVFHVAAVPGIWGPWSYYHGINTAGTQYVVDACRANRVERLIYTSSPSVVFDGTDHIDADESLPYPERWLCHYPHSKALAEQAVLAANDSRTLRTVSLRPHLIWGPRDNHLIPRLMERARSGRLRRVGNGRNVVSVAYVENAAAAHLQAEESLRRSDSAAGRAYFINEPDAVNLWDWVNQLLSLAGIDPVTKSVSAEAAYRLGAVIELAWTALRVKREPPMTRFVAQQLAGSHSYSIAAARRDFGYDPPVTFEQAMDRLAASGLAANDDSARGRD; encoded by the coding sequence ATGCATGCACTTGTGACCGGCGGAGGCGGGTTTCTCGGCCGTTACATCGTCGAACAACTGCTGTTGCGCGGAGACGACGTGCGAGTGTTCTGTCGAGGTCGCTACGACGACCTGACTCAATCCGGCGTCGAAGTCATTCAGGGTGATCTGCAGGATCCTGCCGCCGTGACCAGAGCGTGTCACGGGATCGACGCCGTTTTTCATGTCGCGGCGGTTCCCGGAATCTGGGGGCCGTGGTCGTATTATCACGGCATCAACACAGCGGGAACTCAGTACGTCGTCGATGCCTGCCGCGCGAACCGCGTGGAACGTCTGATCTACACCAGTTCGCCGAGCGTCGTTTTCGACGGAACCGATCACATTGACGCGGACGAATCGCTTCCGTATCCCGAACGATGGCTGTGCCACTATCCGCATTCCAAGGCACTCGCTGAACAGGCGGTACTGGCGGCGAATGACTCGCGGACATTGCGTACGGTTTCGCTGAGACCGCATTTGATCTGGGGACCGAGAGACAACCATCTGATTCCACGACTCATGGAAAGGGCTCGTTCCGGCAGATTGCGTCGCGTGGGAAACGGACGCAATGTTGTTTCGGTCGCTTACGTCGAAAACGCGGCCGCCGCTCACCTGCAGGCGGAGGAATCGCTGCGTCGATCCGATTCAGCCGCCGGACGGGCGTACTTCATCAACGAACCTGACGCCGTCAATTTGTGGGACTGGGTGAACCAACTGCTGAGTCTCGCGGGGATTGATCCCGTGACGAAGTCGGTGTCCGCGGAGGCCGCGTACCGTCTGGGAGCGGTCATTGAACTTGCCTGGACAGCACTGCGCGTGAAGCGTGAACCTCCGATGACGCGATTCGTCGCACAGCAACTGGCCGGATCTCACAGTTACAGCATTGCCGCCGCGCGCAGGGATTTCGGGTATGATCCGCCCGTGACTTTCGAACAGGCCATGGACCGGCTTGCCGCTTCCGGATTGGCAGCCAATGATGATTCTGCGCGGGGCCGTGATTGA
- the epmB gene encoding EF-P beta-lysylation protein EpmB, with amino-acid sequence MSRLPGLNPPKSAARNAAEPHQVPEADEVSWQREMADAICDPAELLECLQLTPADVPDADVSGDSLFRTLVPRSFVRRMKPGDPADPLLRQVLPMMSERRHVDGFVPDAVNDHAAHRAPGLLQKYAGRVLLIASGACAVHCRYCFRREYPYGREPRRLKDWRTALNAIRDDSSISEVIFSGGDPFMLNDRRLSELCRLADEISHVERIRFHTRLPVVLPSRVTPELLTLLTSLRSQAVIVIHANHGNEIVDDCADALRSIVRSGLPVLNQTVLLKGINDSVDVLRDLSRRLINTGVMPYYLHQLDQVAGTAHFQVDAARGRVLVDELAKQLPGYAVPRFVQEVAGEASKRPA; translated from the coding sequence ATGTCGCGCCTTCCCGGCCTGAATCCACCGAAATCCGCCGCACGAAACGCGGCGGAACCACATCAGGTTCCGGAAGCCGACGAGGTTTCCTGGCAGCGGGAAATGGCGGACGCGATTTGCGACCCGGCGGAGCTGCTGGAATGCCTGCAACTCACTCCGGCGGATGTTCCCGACGCGGACGTGTCCGGCGACAGTCTGTTCCGGACGCTGGTCCCTCGCAGTTTTGTTCGGCGAATGAAGCCCGGTGATCCCGCCGATCCTTTGCTGCGACAGGTGCTTCCGATGATGTCGGAACGGCGCCACGTCGACGGGTTTGTCCCCGATGCCGTCAACGACCATGCGGCTCACAGGGCCCCCGGTCTGCTGCAGAAGTACGCCGGGCGAGTTCTGCTGATTGCGTCGGGAGCCTGTGCCGTTCACTGCCGTTACTGCTTTCGTCGCGAGTATCCGTACGGCCGGGAACCCCGGCGGCTGAAAGACTGGCGAACCGCTCTGAACGCCATCCGCGACGATTCGTCGATCAGCGAAGTGATCTTCAGCGGCGGCGATCCGTTCATGCTGAATGACCGAAGACTGTCGGAACTGTGCCGCCTGGCGGACGAGATCTCTCACGTGGAACGCATCCGGTTTCACACCCGGCTGCCCGTCGTGCTGCCGTCGCGAGTCACGCCCGAGCTGCTGACACTGCTGACGTCTCTTCGCAGTCAGGCCGTCATTGTGATTCACGCGAATCACGGCAACGAAATCGTCGACGACTGCGCGGACGCGCTGCGGTCGATCGTTCGCAGCGGACTGCCCGTGCTGAATCAAACCGTGCTGCTGAAGGGCATCAACGACAGCGTCGACGTTCTGCGAGATCTCAGCCGCCGACTCATCAACACCGGTGTCATGCCCTACTACCTGCATCAGCTCGATCAGGTCGCCGGTACTGCTCACTTCCAGGTCGACGCGGCTCGCGGCCGAGTGCTGGTCGACGAACTGGCGAAGCAACTGCCGGGGTACGCGGTTCCGCGGTTCGTTCAGGAAGTGGCCGGTGAAGCGTCGAAGCGACCGGCATGA